The DNA window AGGTTCATATTCATTGTTCGATATTTCAACAGCCTGTTGTAACCCAACGAAGCTAATAGTCATCCTTAATCTTATAATAGAGTGTTACGAAATGAACATTGGCTTTGACTTTGCTTTACTTACGCGATTCAAGAAGTATTTAGCAACATCTGGAAGGTTACGAAGCTCGTGTCTTCTCTTATATGTTTCCTGAATAGCTTTATCCTTCCAGATTTCATCAATAACTGGAGCATATTCACGTGTAGCTGCAAGGAAGAACATATCCATATCCCTCTTTGCCATTATACCAAGTAACCAGTCAGAGTAATGTTTCAACCTCGGGTTTATGGAATAAACacatgatgatgacgacgacgaCTCACTTCTTCTCCAACTTATTCCACCTGATCGAAAACTCTTCTTTTCATTTTCCGATAATTTTGACCAATGTTTTCAAGCAATGAAGTTAATTAATATACAAGATTACCAGAATTTTCAGTTGTTGCTTTTTGTTGTTTTGACAACGCCTCTTCTTCAAATCGCTCTCGCCCTTCAAGGATAACACTTAAGTATCTGTACATGTTACTTTGGATCATAAGCTTAATGTTATGCAACTCTTCAGAGGTGAACCTTTTATCATACATAAACTTGACCTGTTCCAGGGAAAGATGTAATCAAACCCATTTTTTCATCGATAAAATTTATTCCCCATAATGCAAAATTATAACTTGAACAATCAAAATCCAAATCACCCAAAATCACGCAAAATCACCAAAAtcaccaaaatcaaacaagattttctAACATCATATATATGAGATTTACCTGCTTGAAGATTGTGCTTGTCCCAGATCCCTCTAATCCAATAAGTAGAACTTTACAAGGTTTTCCATGGTCCAAATGATCTTCTTTTGGCAAAACTGGATTTGCAGATGGAACAGGCAAAGATAATAATGAACAAAAGAACCGAGTAGATGTCTGCCTAGCAAAAACCAAGTAAAAGTTTCTTAAACTATTGTTGACATGAATATGAAATGTAGTGAGGATAGTGATAGAACCTTCCCCCATATGTTTCCTTTTATGTTGTTTTGACCTTCTTCCTCATAAGATCCATCATCATTCAACCAAATCTGTGTATTCTTAGAGCATGGTACCTTTGTCAACtgacatatataaattaaaaagatgAGTACTCATCAGTCATCACCAATGCAACATAATTTGGAATGAACCCTAACTAATTAGCATCAAAGATTTATGGAGGATACCTTAAGAAATCTTAACTCATTTGTTGTGATTTCACGGAGATTTATGTAGACTTTTGTATTGCCATTGCTTGCATTAGTTTGCAATTTACCTCTAACATTTAACTTTGGAGTTATAATCATGTTAGGTTTCTCTCCATCCTGAAAACAAGATTGAAAATCGATGAATGATAATTGAGAAAGAAAAACTAAGAACATCAGCAATTATCAACAAATTTCACCTTTCCCCAATATCCAGAATATTTGTCATACCAATACTTCCCAGGTTTCAGATCTTGAGGCGGATTTGGACAGTTCAATATTTCCGCCAATTCCTTCTCTAAAAGCTTCTTTCCATTCACAAAGAGTTGCTCAGGAGTGAGCTGATTTACAGGGCATTCCTTTTCGGCTTTCATGATCTGTCTAACCTGCAAAGAACTACATACATTTCTCAACATCCTCGAGCTTTTCCCCAAACTAGAACGATTCGATTCATCTATTCGATGTCCAATACAGACAAGGCACTTCCTCCCTTCTGGCATGGATCCCATGGCTCTAATCAAACAGTTTCTGCAATACCTAACTTCACATACAATGCACACTTCCCTTTCCCTTAACCTGCTTCGAATCCCACACCTGCTGCAGATTCCAGTCCTCCATAGAAACCATGTATCTCTCTTCTTAACTGGAATTGGAGATGATTCAGAGTTGTTTAAACTTGACCGTGACGAGGAAACATCACCATCGTAATCCATTTCCGTATCACATATCATCGGGATCTGCGAACTTGATGCATGCTCTTCTTCGTCTCGGTCTGTTGAATAGAGAATTTCCAATAGAGTTCTTGACACTGAAGATGTGGCAGGGTTTCGGCCGGACCAAGAAACATTCGGCGGATAATGTGAGGTGGAGGCTGATTCGAATTTGAGAGGTTTGATGCGAGGGACGGCGTAAGGAACCGGAGGGCCGTGGTACTCAATGGCGATAGAGTAATCAAGATGGTCTTGGTCCGGAAGAGGAGATCCGGCCGGCAACATTCTACTGAGAATCTCGTTCCATTTGTCATCGCTTTCAATTTCCCGTGCATCCATGAAGAACAAGAGAGGGAAATCTAAAACTTAGATTGAAAGTTTGAAATCTTGTTTTGGTGAGAGAATCAGCTGGCTGGAAAGTAAACAAACGGCAGAGGGCGGGAATTAACTGACTCTGGTTAGCTTTTGAATCTATTTAGAAAACACTTTTTTAGAGAATCTTTCACTCcacttttaattttcattatttcataTAACAGAAAGAGCAACATTTCGAGAAAACAATATTCGGGACAAAATGTTTTCGAACATGGTTATCAAAATCACATCTCTAAATTAGCATTTTTTTCCGAACATGACTCTCTCTCTAACTTTTGACATGATAATTTTTTgggaagaatgccaattttacACCTCAAGttaggtgtcaaatttacttattaagtatcaaaattctatttatacctattaacttaaaaaagtgtcaaatttatttgaaataacagaaatgttaaacaccgtcaaaaaatttattaatttttatattgtcattactttaattattttttcatttaaacataacattaaaaattgtccttattcattctctctctttattCCACAACAATCCATTTTTCTTCTTAACTTTTCCCTCTTCATCTCCTCCCTTcctaaaaatgaaattaagacATTATCTTTGTAATCAGTTCATTCAacctttatctttatttttaattcaaattgaCTGATAAACACaatctctttatattataaatcaaaaataatttatattaaattgagtCATTATAACTATCCAAGATAAACACaatctctttatattataaatcaaaaataatttatattaaattgagtCATTATAACTATCCAAAAAACTGTAcaattaagaattgaattataaCAAGTTCCACTAAAATGACATTATATGATTCAAAATGAATTATGTGTGACAAAAATTTACTgtgaatttaatataatctattaaTTTTGAATCATGTAATATCCTGTTGTAgttcaattcttaattttataatttttttgagttgttttgaagttaatctatttggttatttataaagactcaatttaatataatttattttttgtttataatataaatagattgtgtttatctctctttcCATTTGAATTAAAAGTAGGGATAAAATGATATACAATAATATGATGTGTAAAGAGGGATAGAGGTCGAATAAACTGTCTACAAGGATAAAGCCtcaatttcattaattagtACAAGGATAAGGCCTCAGTTTCATTAATTAGTTTCATTTTAGGAAGTGATCTATCTATACAATCCTTATGCATATtagagatggagatggagatggagatggagatggagatgaagatgaaaatggagatggagatggagagaGAAAAGTTAGAAGAAAATGGATGATATgagataaagagagagaaaaaatggataaagaaatatttaatgttttgtttaaattgaaaaataattaaagtaatgttaattttaaaaaaatggatattacatgtggcaaaaaATTGACGGTGTTaaatatttctgttattttaaataaaattgacactttttgacaagttagtatatataaatagaattttaatacttaataactaaatttgacacatttttacaagttggtgtgtaaaattgacattcttcccataattttttttcacagtAACTTATATTTGTCACTAAATATCAAAAACAAATCTTCagtgaatattttaaaagtgaatCGAAAAAGTATCAAGAGCTTTACATGGAATGTCTAAAACATCCATGTACTTAGACATTTCCGATAAAGATCAGATAACAACATTACCTGATAGTATTTGTGATCTCTTAAACTTACAAACTTTAAAACTCAATGAGTTGAGTGTTCTAAGCTTGAAAGTTGaaatacaaaaaaatttattagtCTGTGACATCTTTATTTGGAGAAATATAatggattataatatatattgtcaGCATTGCTCTctgttattatttttcatataatatttcttcAGAGtagaaattcattaaaatattataaatataaaatattataaatatataaaatcatattaatataattggaAAGTCACCAAATATACTCATCAACATTCAAGTTTTTTTAATACATGACAACCACAAatgatgaaatttaaaatataatagaaatttatatctttaaaaataatgtttgataaaatgataaaattaaactcaaatacATGTAAAGAAAACTATTATGGGTACACTGAACAAGATATAAtaaacttaaacaaaaataaaataaaataaatgtttaagatTAAATACTTAgaaataattcattcatttgtaaattttaatgCTGTCATCCAATTCAATAAAACTATCCATTCTTTCAAGCATTTCACATGAGAAAAATGTTAGTATCAATTCTACCTAATTTCCGTATTTTGTTTGGAttgaagttatttaaataatttataaatatccaTGTGTTTaatatgtactaataaaaaattgGGTTTGTTGGTTTTATCACCTTAATACAATTTATAGAAACCCTTTGACTTGAAGAACTTGTAGCTTTGATTCTTCTTTATTTCAAGTGAACACTTTGGAGATtgtttcaataaattaaattaaattacaaagttaatataataattaaataaaaattatttaagcatAGTGTAtgcttttttcttttttttttctttctcacaGTGACTTTTTTTTTCGTGTATCAAAAATAAATCTTCGTGAATACTTCAAAAGTGAGATATTCAACTTCATGAATGAATCGAAAAAATATCAAGAGCATTAAAACATCTTACATACTTAGACATTTCTAGTGATGATCAGATAACAACATTACCTGATAGTATTTGTGATCTCTTAAACTTACAACTTTGAAATTCAATATGTGTTTTAAACTTGAAAATTGAAATACGAAAGACCTTAATAGTCCGCGACATCTTTATTTGTGATCTCTTAAACTTACAGACTTTGAAACTCAACGAGTGTTCTAAGCTTGAAAGTTGAAATACGAAAAACCTTATTAGTCTGCGACATCTTTATTTGGGTATATGTAATGGATTAAAATATATGCTGTCATAGCGTCGCTCTCTCTCTCTTATTATTCTtcgtataatattttttcaagtagaaattcattaaaatattataaatatataaaatcatattaatataattagaaaGTCACAAAATATACTCATCTACATTCAAGTTTTCTAATACAGGACACATGTTAAGGAAATTAACAACCAcaaatgatgaaattgaaaatataatagatatttatagctttaaaaataatgtttaatgaaatgataaaattaaactcaaatacATGTAAAGAAAACTAATATGGGTACGCTGAACAAGATATAagcaacttaacaaaaataaaataaaataaatgtttgattaaatacttgaaataattcattcatttgtaaattttaaaatttgtttgtcATCCAATTCAATAAAACTATTATCCATTCTTTCAAGCATTTCACGTGAGAAAAATGTTAGTATCATTTCTACAAAATTTCGGTGTCTTTGTTTGGAatgaagttatttaaataattcattgaGTTAATTAAATAACTGTGTGTTTAATAAGTACTAATAAAAAACTgggttatttaatttttttaattgaagttGCATTACTACTAGTGAATTCAACTTTACCATTATTGTTGGTTTTAACACCTTAATACAATTTATAGAAACCCTTTGACTTGAAGAACTTGTAGCTTTGATTCTTCTTATTCTCAAGTGAACACTTTGGATATtgtttcaataaattaaattaaaattaaataaaaaagttaatataataattaaataaaattatttaatcatagTGTATGCTTTTTTAACTTCGTCTTTAAGAACATTCCGTGAAATCTGAAATTGGTTGGCCCCATACCTTACATTCCTCTCGATATCGGTAAGGGTGGACGATAAACCAAAATGGTAAGCTCGACTCGTgcattttgtaaaaaaatgttttttagtCGATTACTTTACTATTTTCAGTGGCTTACATTTCTCTCGAATCTCGTAAAACTAAACGAGAAACCGACTCTCTCAAGAATCACCTCGTCTTAAATTGAGACAATTAATAGAAATAGAACTTAGCAATAGTTAGACATACTTTTGACTCTTTATAAGAGTCGTCACTTAATTTGCTACGAGAGAAACAAAGAAATAAGTTTTTTAGAAATTCTTTTGAGCTCGGTGCTTGGTTACGTGTGAGAAATGACATTTGATGCTATGTCGCACATGCCCGTCCAAATGGACAGTCTCTATTACGAAACAAATTtgccttttttatttattttattcaaacttATGATCTAAAGGAGATATGCTCTTTCCATTCTTAAAATGCATCTAGACTATGATATTCGatacctaaaatatttatttaggttTAGCAAAAGTACATATAACTTATGTGACAAAACATAGACCGAAaaccaataaataatttagttttgtGCGATgtgtaaaaaaaaagtaacgTTAGTACATTAAATGtttcatcaaaaataatttaattaagaaccataataaaaaaaattctcatatttttttatggaaaCAGTAAGTTAGACAAAATGATtcattataattagaatttctGAGTTtcattaaaatgtaaaaaatattatagatcattttatatatttttaaatttgtgtaaattttttaatttttttttaaaatgtttaagaaGCCTTTAGATAAAAAATGgcttaaattctaaaaattaaaaacaaacaaagtcGAGTTAGACCAGCTTTGCCGGTCCAAGTGTGAACACGGTTCAATATGACCCGACTCGGTCAAACCGTGACAAAGTTAACCAATACCAAAATTAACCTCTGTATTTGTTTTCTTCTTAGcgtgcatatatatatttattttacaaataatagaACGTAGTTAACGACGTTAGAAATCGcacaaaataaaacattgttttttttataattttaataaagagTCTCGAATCTAAGATGattaaaaaaagtcaaaatttgACAATtcaatcttataaaaataaaaaagtttttcaatatcaataaattataaattcaaatgttCTCCAAAAATATATCACTTAAATATCTCTTACTACgaaatcaaacaaacttaatatttataattttatgtataatattctttttatatatatatatatatatatatatatatatatatatatatatatattttaaaattagtaggAGAAAGAAAAGtgataaatatttcattaagtcttttaataaatcatatggATAGTATTCCAACTCATTTTCTATTCAATCGCCACAAACTTACTTTTTCTCCCTCTATTATTAGACAATATAGAAATAGTCTTTCCAAGATTTAATCAAATACTCTAAAAATAAACTTAACCGTTCATTGGACTCATTATCCATATTGGACTATAAAAAGCACAACCCAAACTAGTTTACTTAACTTACATTATCctttcttcatttttaattattaaatgatggataatttttttaaattatctctACTATGTATGGTTATTCAATTTGTATTGCAAAGGACATGTGCACGAGAATTGAACATGCACCCCACTCTTCAATTTGAAAGGTTTAATACTAGCGGTCTCAATTAAAAAAGTTTTCCAGAAAGattcatttaaaaaagtttTCCAGAAGGATTCATTTTTGGAACAACCACGTCAGCGTACCAAGCCGAGGGTATGACCGATAAAGCAGGACGTGGACCTTGTATATGAGACACTTTTATCAAAGTTCATggtgagaatatttttttttatattttaaaattcattcatataatgCATTTTGTTGTTTGTCTTTGTGCTGGAATTGCTTCTGGAGCTAATGCATCTGTTACGATCAATATCATCGATATAAAGTATAGTTGTATTTCAAATTATGTAtgaactaaattaattaattgtttaaccTTCATAACAAATACGTTTTGTTGTTGACTTTTGAATCAttagtttatttcaaataacatCTTTAAATCAAAGATTTCATTGTTCTAccatataaaaatcaaatttaattatacaaattattaaattaatatatttaatgatgatttttttgCAAGAGGATAAAGATTTGCTAAAAAAATCTCAACTTTGATGCATATCGTTTTTCAATTTCGTGGTTTAGGATTTTCCCAAgtaatgatattaattattaaactattataattggTAATCATTTACCAACTTTAAATTGATATCTTGTTATATGTTATATAGATGGAAGTGGAGCTATTAATCAAGAGGGAGTTGACTATTACAATAGGTTAATTGATTACATGATTCATAAAGGTATAATTTTAAACCTAAATTATGAAAAGAGTATAAGTTTATAGTTAAGATAATAACAATGTTCACACGACCAGGAATTACTCCATATGCCAATTTATACCATTATGATCTACCTCAAGGACTTCAAGATAAAGTATCTAGGATGGTCGGATTGTCAAGTTGGGCAAGTTTCATCGTggattatatttttctattgtgacaaattgaaaaaattgttaGATTTTTGAATAGTATTATAcgttttcttataataaatctattttatattctaattataCAGGAAGGATTATGCAGATTATGcagaattttgttttaaaaacatACGGAGATAGAGTTAAAAATTGGATGACTTTTAACGAGCCAAGAGTTATTGCAGCACTTGAATATGATGACGGAACACATGCACCCGGAAGATGCTCTAAACCTTATGGAAATTGTACTGAAGGTGATTCTACAACCGAACCTTACATTGTAGCCCATAACTTGCTTTTATCTAATGCAACTGCAGTTCAAAGATATAGAGAAAAATATCAAGTGAGCACTCATTTCTGTATGTTTGTATAAGTCACTTTCTATAAATATATCACTTCTCACATTATATCATTATAGGATAAACAAAAAGGATGTATTGGTATTCTACTATATTTTGTCTGGTATGAATCTCTTACTAGAGGGAAAGCTAACAAATATGCCGCTCAAAAGCTAGAGATTTTCATCTTGAATGgtaaaaattttcaaacaattttaaatttatattttgattcatttataataatgtttacaaTCGTCGATGATTGGTGTATAGGTTTATAAATCCTATAACTTACGGAGAGTATCCAAAGACTATGCAAAATATTGTTGGCAATCGATTGCCAAAGTTCACTAAAGAAGAGATTCAAATGGTTAAGGGATCGATTGATTATGTTGGAATTAACCAATAcacaacatattatatatatcatgatcCTAGTCAAAATAATCCAAAAGTTTTGGCCTATAATATGGATTGGCATGCTTCCTTTGCTTGTAAGAATCTTCCATATATTTCTATAAGAATAAAAcaagttaataataaatttgaatatttataatttattctcttGGTTATAAAATGCAGATGAGAAGAATGGAATTCCGATTGGTCCaaaggtaaaaaataaataaagttttaattaatttttacctATATATATCATGCTACAGTCCCacttatttaattcaattatttcaaaGGAACATTCTGATTGGTTATACATTGTTCCGTGGGGACTTTACAATGCCGTGTCATACATCAAGGAACATTATGGAAATCGTACAATGATTCTAGCTGAAAATGGTAAccttcatatttataatttttgtatatgtttaaatttatcaaaaacaattattgtGCCAATTAGTATTTTCTCGATCCATATGTTTCTATTGTATGTGGGTTTTGTAGGAATGGATGAGCCAGTTAGTGTAGATATTGCTTATGACCTAAATGATACGACAATGATTGAGTACTATAATGCATATATAGGCGAATTAAAGAAGGTTATCGATAATGGTGCAAAAGTTGGAGGTTATTTTGCTTGGTCATTGCCCGATAATTTT is part of the Impatiens glandulifera chromosome 1, dImpGla2.1, whole genome shotgun sequence genome and encodes:
- the LOC124942317 gene encoding LOW QUALITY PROTEIN: extra-large guanine nucleotide-binding protein 3-like (The sequence of the model RefSeq protein was modified relative to this genomic sequence to represent the inferred CDS: substituted 3 bases at 3 genomic stop codons); this translates as MIITPKLNVRGKLQTNASNGNTKVYINLREITTNELRFLKLTKVPCSKNTQIWLNDDGSYEEEGQNNIKGNIWGKTSTRFFCSLLSLPVPSANPVLPKEDHLDHGKPCKVLLIGLEGSGTSTIFKQVKFMYDKRFTSEELHNIKLMIQSNMYRYLSVILEGRERFEEEALSKQQKATTENSGGISWRRSESSSSSSCVYSINPRLKHYSDWLLGIMAKRDMDMFFLAATREYAPVIDEIWKDKAIQETYKRRHELRNLPDVAKYFLNRAVEISNNEYEPSEMDMFYAEGVTPSHGLSSFEFSFDDKNIERXHNYXVXQPLLKGFCFIKSLIVLLPRYQLIRLHSKGLVTKGCKRLQMLEDVGIIVFCVSLSDYEYEDDDSGCLQNKMMASRDLFISLVKQSCFANTPFVVLLNKYDVFEEKVNRIPITVCEWFKDFNPLKSGNKNNCNIQTANQAYYHVAVKFKKLFSYLSGGGKLFVWRCRGRESKSVDEAFMFVREVVKWDQDKIRLD
- the LOC124942328 gene encoding extra-large guanine nucleotide-binding protein 3-like — protein: MDAREIESDDKWNEILSRMLPAGSPLPDQDHLDYSIAIEYHGPPVPYAVPRIKPLKFESASTSHYPPNVSWSGRNPATSSVSRTLLEILYSTDRDEEEHASSSQIPMICDTEMDYDGDVSSSRSSLNNSESSPIPVKKRDTWFLWRTGICSRCGIRSRLREREVCIVCEVRYCRNCLIRAMGSMPEGRKCLVCIGHRIDESNRSSLGKSSRMLRNVCSSLQVRQIMKAEKECPVNQLTPEQLFVNGKKLLEKELAEILNCPNPPQDLKPGKYWYDKYSGYWGKVKFVDNC